A region of the Montipora foliosa isolate CH-2021 chromosome 8, ASM3666993v2, whole genome shotgun sequence genome:
TCGTTTAGTAGCGCCTCAAGCACCGCTAAAACGCATTCACCGATACCAGCTTGTGATCGGCACTTTGCGTTATAAACGTGGTCTAGAATAGCCATCTTGACCTTGTAAGATTCTAAAATATGACTGCAAAGTAGCCACTTCGCTACTCGATAACACTTGCGATGTACTTCATCCATGGACTGCATGAGATGAAGTTCTGCCTGAGCAAAGGAAACATGAAAGCATTTCCCACAGTCTCGAGAACACGTTTTAGGTACCAGAAAGCAGCCCAGGTCTTTCACCAACTGATGGAAAACTGATGGGAAATTGTCGTCTGTTGCGATCTCCTCCATAAACGTATCGGTGCATGGGATTGATGGCATGATGTCCACGGTAATTTGAAATACAAAGTTCGCTCCTTCCCATTTTAATTCAAGACATGGTACTTGAAACGAAGAGCTGCTGATAGACAGTATGTGCAGTGTGCCTGTTTCCCTTGTTATCCTTTTCTCAACATCTGTCAAAGATTCTAACGATGCATCGAGCATTCCAGAGAACAATCCAGAAAGATTTTGCAGGCTTTTTTGGTGGCCGCTTTCAAACGTGACCTGTACACGACCTGGTCTACATCCATGATGGATATCAATTTCACCAACATTTACCTTAATGTTAAAATCAAACTCGTTGGGAACAATGAGTTTAGTTCCTTCGTAGAAGCTTCCAACAGGTAGGATTTTTTCCACTGAAAAAAGGTCTCCATATGTTATAATTGGAGCTTCCCCACTTGCAGCAATATTAATGGTTGCAGCCTCGTCGATTGATTCAAATTTCAGAGTCTGACCTTTGTTAAGAATTGTTGACAGCCCTTCAAGAACAGCCGACTCAACATCCCTGACTTCGGACGAAGTTACTCGAAAACTGCAGCCCACTTCATGAAGTTGGTTGAGAAACGTGCTCAGACTCATGGCAAAACATAAAAGAATCTGGAAAAgagattattaattttaaagaaaGCAAGCCAAGATAGAGATTGACAGGTAAGGTTTTTGACCTGTTAATCGCGACAATTATGCGATAGGAAACCTAGCACAGATACAAATCTCTTTGAGGGGAATTGGCGACATTTTGAAGTTATAAAATCCGCTAAAATTTTAGGCGTTACCATTAGAAAACATCTGAAGTGGAAGGAACACATTGggaaaatgacaacaacaagCATCCCAGCGACTTTATCTCCTAAAACAACTTAAGCGCGCTCATGTAGTTCATCGTTTATTAATAGCGGATCTGTTCGGCCCGCGctcggagcaccatgggtaagtgAATATGGTAACCTATCTGTGAGAGAAAATTTACTTTtggcaggagctcatcaagaggagcctctatctcctctaattccttgagtcaaccctttcccgagtaaatttatttttaggaacaggtttttcccgcgaaaagtatcataattcccttgacgctgagattgctctgttttgattagcttttacaacagtgagagtgctgaatctcccaagggaggtgttctataaataaatctactcgggaaagggttgactccgaggccaagtatgggagatagaggctcctcttaatgagctcctggttttggtcaccgtaggACCGTACATCCGTCCAGCCACTTACAtttatgccaatgtgaccagtatcacttgACTATGTCGAGGCCACACTCTAGCTAGTTTACGGCGTACATCTTTTATATTGGACATTCAGGTTATAGTCAATTGACACccgtcaaaacaaggcatccgctgaccactataacgtgaccatatcgcgggctcaagtttagagctcatcgaggtcagctgtttcttttttaagttgaccgctgacgaggcactggttttcgattggatagCAGGCTTAAGCCTGGCTAATgctaattaacaaattaacgtCAGTCTACGGATCTACTCGGCTATCGcgtcgtggatccacagctactttgacaatgttatgacgaaaatCATTgccaataacaggacagacgcatgaaaaactgacgtcaatctttctgtccgcttattgacaataaaaattagccaatgagcgcgcgagaattttgcagtcattgacgcggctacacagccatactacgtcaacgaAAGCTTTCAACAGCggacgcttttcgtgttcaagtggaaaacggtttggaataTATtcttttcctgcatttttcgccggtttcagtccaggtttgacatacatagctgtggtcaggacaacgctggtggctacgcagttctTCAAGTCAAGCagcggagggatataaacttaaggctgagtgtttatttttgcccccgcagggttttggtccagaggccaaaacccgaggaggcaacctaCAATTGTAGAAACCTACGCGTAAAAAGGGAAATTATGTAAACCAATatgtaaattggtagatattgttTAGGGGAAAAGAACGATTTGCGCAACcgagcgcgcaaggtggtatcggtattgttacCGAGTTCGtgaggtgttctgggtaactAAGGGTCGGCATAGCGattgaaggtgagtaattttctaatatttacagcgattccttttgtttcaaagatcaaagattacagtatctgatagaaaatcatattgcctgtgtcagaaatcgatttttcaggcacaaatcataaacagttgcgacgatttgtcagacacaaatgaaatcagaggCTGAACAGGGGCGACACACAAACTGCTGGCCGCAACCTCAGAAAGCAAATTAAAGCATAGTCACAGTAtcatcattttcaaacaatcttcggTCATTTTTACAACGATTATTCACAGATAATGATAATCAGTGCTCCGAATATAATAAGCgagttttgttccttttttacCGTGGAAAGAACCACATGGATGAGAAAGATGACGACGAAAGATGACGACGATTATGTTTCCTTCTAGTCGTtgaatgttcctgttcctgttttactatcatattttcaaagcattttccaaaattaagtacttttttcttttcaattgatAGTGTGTAAATTAAAAATGTTTGTTGTTTcccatcctttccttgcatctttcactttcatttacctacctaattacatgtaaaataatatgaagacatcacaatgtgcagATCCGTattatcttaggcgggggcCGATTTAATGAAACCTATTACTAGTTAGATTGTTTAGAGCTGCGTTCTGACATATCGTTAGCAGATTTTTAAATTTGATAAAGTCGCTTGATGCCTGGAcgacctatgacagaagaacagaaacgaaagaagagagaaagagaaatagaacgacaaaacagtataccagtaatagctcaaactaatccacaaattctttttttggaGACTGAACTGTTTGTTATTCTTATGAATtcgttatttcaagtggattcGTACTTTAAAAAAGTGGTTTAAATTAATCGCtgtttcctttgttcaggaatgaaactcgaatttttattctcaaaaaTAACAATCacttgtactctttttggacataaagaaatagttgacttgtttgtttgttttgctctcaaatgcgagcgaacaagtgtttTTCACTCCGTTTGCCTACACtgtaactgtttttcgatgtgcctcgacagtgacaagaaaattttgctcttatgttataaacacgtaatcgcgaAACGtgagttttcgtaaaattaactaacttgtgttttcagaagtttatttcaagcacgtacaggtaatttgttggaggtcttgtttgaagttcgtcctttcttggttgcagtattttgccgattcttgttccaagcaaaGCTGGCGTGCTCTAGTGAAatatatcaaaatgtgaatgatcccGTGGAATACCCGCGTACCTTTCGAAACAAACAGAGAACTACCTTATAAAGACTTTACATATACAGTCAATGCGGGCATCACGACGCTTTACAACAAACGTGAAAATTTATGCTGGAATTGTGTAATCAAATCTTGGAGACTGAGTGGAAGTACACACAAACCTATGTGATCTGTTACCTTCGCACAATAACATGTCTTGTAATTACAATCTGAGATCccaacgagtgttttaactagCGAACACTTGGCCATGCAGAACTAGATTTTATTAAATTTAAGTAATTTTTTGTACAATGTTCTCTTTTTACGTATAATGTTTATATACTATAAATTGCAAGTTTTTAAACATAGTTAATTCAGTCTAATGAATGCTTGATGTTGTTTGAAATAAACACTGTATTTATCTACATATTTGCCCTATTGATGCCCGAAAGCGCAGGGACAAAGGTGTTATTGAAGAAGACTACAGAGAGACGAATATCATATATGCCAACTCTTCCGGATTATCTCCTGGCTCCTAAATAGGTCTCCAAGTCTGCCAGAGAAAGTGACTTGAGGTTAGGGAGGGAGGGGGCGGGAAATTAGCACAATAGAAATAATCTCCAAAGTTAAGTTCTCCTGTGGCTGCATGATCTTTGGAATATGTTGAGGGGGATATTCCACGGGTAATAAGCTGAACAGGGGGAATATGTCAAAGGGAAAATGTTGAGGGGAATAAGTTCCCTGTATTGCTATGCAAAGCTCAGGCTCCAAATGATGCAGCTTGCCAAGAGCAATGCTGGCAGATGTGGGTCCTTGCAAATCAGCCATCAAAGATGTTCTgaagttcatttcattttttttattttactgttttttcccaaacaaatataataaataactgAAATATAAGAAAATAAATTGGAGAAGGTCACGATATAGTAAAGACTAATTAGTGCCCTGAACAACACTGATTATAATCAATAGCTCTTTGCATAAAAAGATGCAAAATAAGCAGTAAGAAGTGTGAATGAAAGCAGAGCTGAAAAATACGCGGCCATCTTCTACGCTGACCGCTGACTGTTTCTGAAGTTCAAATATGAACCATGCATCCAACTGCACTGAGTGTTGTACAGGAAAGATCGGGATAGCGAGAGTGAAGGGAGAGGGACAGAAAGCCAGAGAGGAAGATGGAGGGAGAGGAAGAAGAGGGAAAGGAAAAGAGGAGGAGAGGGACAGAAAGCCAGAGAGGAAGATGGAGGGAGAGGAAGAAGAGGGAAAGGAAAAGAGGAGGAGAGAGACAGAAAGCCAGAGAGGAAGATGGAGGGAGAGGAAGAAGAGGGAAAGGAAAAGAGGAGGAGAGGGACAGAAAGCCAGAGAGGAAGATGGAGGGAGAGGAAGAAGAGGGAAAGGAAAAGAGGAGGAGAGGGACAGAAAGCCAGAGAGGAAGATGGAGGGAGAGGAAGAAGAGGGAAAGGAAAAGAGGAGGAGAGGGACAGAAAGCCAGAGAGGAAGATGGAGGGAGAGGAAGAAGAGGGAAAGGAAAAGAGGAGGAGAGGGACAGAAAGCCAGAGAGGAAGATGGAGGGAGAGGAAGAAGAGGGAAAGGAAAAGAGGAGGAGAGAGACAGAAAAAGATGGAGGGGGATAGGCAGAGGGAGTGAGTGACCGCTTTATTTATTCTTGGAAATCCATCAGTAGCAAAGCTACTGTCTCAATGAAAGCCAAACATTAGCAATCAAGCTAATGGCTAAAAACAGGGAATGACAGGGCCGAACAGATGAAAGATCTCTTTACTTTGTTGAGGTTATTATTTTTGCTGCCATTGGAAACAAACGTTTCTTTTCTATATTCAGCAAGTGGAGCTAAGTGGTTTATCAGGAATAAATGTAAGTAAATTAGTACTACAAAGATTATAAACTTGAGTATctatttcttaaaaaaatgttCTTGCAAACTGACAGACAACTTGTTAGTTAATTGTATGTTGTGCTTAAACAGTAATGGAAGTAATgcctgaaaaaaacaaatacaggCTTCTATGTGAATCAAACCCATATGACCTCTGTGATACCAGCGTAGTGCTCTAGCAACTGAGCTAACAAGCTAACTAAGACCTATAGTCACTTTGTTGGTTCCTAATAAATCCATGAGTGGTGAAATGAGAAAGAATATGTAAAAATTATACATTTAGACTAGAGATTAAACAATGAAGATGTGAGTGATCGTGGCAGTTATGAACACTACTTAATTAATAGtgacaataaaaaaaagaataagtcAGAATATCAGTGTACTTGCATTGAACTAAGAAAATAAAGCTGATTacagcggagctccgcgcaTCCTAAAATCTTCTCACCACATTATACCTAATTACAATAACGTTGTCATAGAAAAAGCACAAAgccaaaaagacaaaaggaaaaattaagcCAAATGGGAATTAAAAATTCCAAGATATAtgcttaaaatactgatttaaGTTGATTTAACTTGGTATACGAAGgtctcctttcctttttctcaatCATATTTCAAATCAGTGATGGGGGGTTAGTGCTGTCCAGGGGAAAATTAAAGTCCAGTACACAATGCATGAGTCTCATTCAGAAAACAAAGTGTTTATTGAATCATCATGTATGACACAAGACcgcataaaaaaaaagaaaaaatgaaattaaaaaaaagtaaattaaatcgTCGGGCCTTAATGGAAGGACAAAAACACCATTTGCTATTTTTTACTGATGTGAATGATGGCTGGAATAGTTTTTCATTCATGCTCAGTATCTAAGAACAATGGAAAttgaaatttgcataattaattcATATTTGTCTTCTTGCTTTCTTCTACAACAATGTTATTGCAATTAGGTGTATACTCACCCTATATTCTTTACCCGGATTGGACattttgtaaaataattttgtcagttCATTATCTTTAGTAATTGTAACTACCTAAATAGATGTATCAAAAATTGCACTAGTATATattggtaaataaataaaaaaattgaacttgaacttgaatcatCTTTTTCATTTGAGGGAGAGAAGGCGGGAGGGAGTGGAACAGGAAGAGGGCGAGGGAGAAGGAATGTTGGAGGAAGGGGGAGGAAGAGAGAGACAGAACAACATGAGCTAgagagaggggagaggaaggaAGAAAGACAGATGAAGATGGTGAAGGAGACCAAGAC
Encoded here:
- the LOC137968305 gene encoding octapeptide-repeat protein T2-like codes for the protein MNHASNCTECCTGKIGIARVKGEGQKAREEDGGRGRRGKGKEEERDRKPERKMEGEEEEGKEKRRRETESQRGRWRERKKRERKRGGEGQKAREEDGGRGRRGKGKEEERDRKPERKMEGEEEEGKEKRRRGTESQRGRWRERKKRERKRGGEGQKAREEDGGRGRRGKGKEEERDRKRWRGIGRGSE